From the genome of Haloferax mediterranei ATCC 33500, one region includes:
- a CDS encoding Lrp/AsnC family transcriptional regulator, translating into MENFNPKSVDGTAPNPDTPQAVLSNYLDEHDYEIFRALNENGRISDTELAERVGLSRTAVRRRREKLQESDVLEILAVIVLQEADLVTAQVLVTFDQHVSSDVRKEFITKLIDEGLIYNASSCLGEYDLVFSTWHADLNSLKEYVWDLFDGEQIVDDYTMIPLVKTWKAWDKELDRP; encoded by the coding sequence ATGGAAAATTTCAACCCCAAATCTGTTGACGGCACTGCTCCGAATCCCGATACGCCGCAGGCGGTGCTCTCGAATTACCTCGACGAACACGATTACGAGATTTTCCGTGCGCTCAACGAGAATGGGAGGATCTCCGACACTGAACTTGCAGAACGGGTCGGACTCTCTCGAACAGCAGTCCGCCGCCGCCGAGAGAAACTCCAGGAAAGCGATGTACTCGAAATCCTCGCAGTAATTGTGCTTCAAGAGGCAGACCTCGTAACTGCGCAAGTTCTTGTCACGTTCGACCAGCACGTGTCATCTGATGTCAGAAAAGAGTTTATTACGAAACTCATCGATGAGGGTCTCATTTACAATGCGAGTTCTTGTCTCGGTGAGTACGACCTCGTATTTAGCACTTGGCACGCGGATTTGAACTCACTCAAAGAGTACGTTTGGGACCTCTTCGATGGAGAACAGATCGTCGACGATTATACGATGATTCCACTGGTGAAGACGTGGAAAGCGTGGGATAAAGAACTGGACCGAC
- a CDS encoding citrate synthase/methylcitrate synthase, with protein sequence MSDNTTNQGLEGITVAETRISDIDGESGELVIGGYPIEELATNATYEESIFLLLNGRLPTDRELANLRAKLAARREISDEVRAVLRRAAEEEKPAMDALRMGAATATIGTEDGTPQDDAQRVIAAFPTIVAAYWRYRQGKKPVAPREDLGHAANYLYMLSGEEPTDAAIRGLETYLNTVVDHGVNASTFTARVVVSTESDLVSAATAAVGTLKGPLHGGAPGPVLDMFKEVHESGEPEGYVRETLERGERLMGFGHRVYRVRDPRAAVLSTAAERFYEASSNTEFFETVQDLEECAVDILAEHKPDRRLETNVEFYTAALLHGLGIPKDVFTATFGVSRVGGWMAHCLEQLENNRVIRPRAHYVGATGRTWTPVGER encoded by the coding sequence ATGAGCGATAACACCACGAACCAAGGACTAGAGGGGATCACAGTTGCAGAGACTCGAATTAGCGACATCGATGGCGAAAGTGGCGAACTTGTGATTGGTGGGTACCCCATCGAAGAGCTTGCAACAAACGCGACCTACGAGGAAAGTATCTTCCTCCTCTTGAACGGCCGACTCCCAACCGATAGAGAACTCGCCAACCTCCGAGCCAAACTCGCGGCCCGCCGGGAGATTAGCGACGAAGTACGGGCGGTGCTCCGGCGTGCTGCCGAAGAAGAAAAACCCGCGATGGATGCCCTTCGGATGGGCGCTGCGACAGCAACCATCGGGACCGAAGATGGCACCCCACAGGACGATGCGCAGCGAGTAATCGCCGCCTTCCCGACGATTGTAGCCGCGTACTGGCGATATCGGCAGGGGAAGAAGCCGGTCGCACCGCGCGAAGATTTGGGACACGCCGCAAATTATCTCTACATGCTGAGCGGTGAGGAGCCGACCGACGCCGCCATCCGTGGGTTAGAAACGTACCTCAACACGGTTGTAGACCACGGGGTGAACGCCTCGACATTTACTGCGAGAGTCGTGGTTTCGACGGAGTCAGATCTCGTATCGGCAGCCACCGCCGCCGTCGGGACACTCAAGGGGCCACTCCACGGCGGCGCTCCGGGACCTGTCCTCGACATGTTCAAAGAAGTCCACGAATCCGGGGAACCAGAGGGGTACGTCCGCGAGACGCTGGAGCGTGGCGAACGCCTAATGGGGTTCGGCCACCGCGTGTACCGCGTTCGGGACCCACGCGCAGCGGTGCTCTCGACGGCCGCCGAGCGCTTCTACGAGGCGAGTTCGAATACGGAGTTCTTCGAGACCGTTCAAGACCTCGAAGAGTGCGCTGTCGATATCTTGGCGGAGCACAAGCCAGACCGGCGACTGGAGACGAATGTCGAGTTTTACACCGCTGCGCTCCTTCACGGCCTCGGTATCCCGAAAGACGTGTTCACGGCGACGTTCGGCGTGTCGCGAGTCGGTGGCTGGATGGCGCACTGTCTCGAACAACTGGAAAATAATAGAGTAATTCGTCCGCGGGCACACTACGTGGGCGCGACTGGGCGGACGTGGACACCAGTTGGCGAACGATAG
- a CDS encoding PKD domain-containing protein, with translation MSAQAGGPVILMGIDTEDGGIGGHGPVSTYVGIVNDILSRVTNGNNGILVVGGSANSPVTTFWDRIGTDTGESVTYVRGSTNIRSQSFSGFAMLAVVSSAPETTGGMSQAENDALVSRSADVASFVDNGGGLFGSSQTDFNNAWAYIADIGSFTTNTGLSYSDVTPTTEGNNIGIVDPDLDLCCWHDTFTAWPSFLDVLAWQSNSVGQQAAALGGASVTLQAPDAQCTASFPGNKACVTDTVTFDGSGSSDPDGDDSKLTYRWDFDGDGITDAIGQIVTHSFSSPGQKTVVLTVIDEDGKSSTCTEVVNVVVCNRPPTANCEIIIPNDCGISFPGNVSATGEPIFFDGTGSSDPDGDVLTFEWDFDGDGITDATGAVVKHTFTTGGKKTVTLTVTDEHGASDTCTLTLTVAIKAEIDVKPCSEPSPINPRSRGVTPVSVKQTSTFNPTERIDVGSLRFGDPEDVKVGSGASPAHNGHVEDTVPCGGDGRNDLVLHFPTRDAGFDGDENTGRLEGMTHDGVPVFGEDRVRLVGR, from the coding sequence GTGAGTGCACAAGCGGGAGGTCCTGTCATTCTTATGGGGATTGATACTGAGGACGGCGGCATAGGTGGGCACGGACCGGTCAGCACTTACGTCGGTATTGTCAACGATATCCTCAGTAGGGTGACTAACGGGAACAACGGGATTCTCGTCGTTGGCGGCAGCGCCAACAGCCCGGTGACGACGTTTTGGGACCGTATCGGGACTGATACGGGCGAATCAGTCACGTACGTCAGGGGAAGCACCAACATCCGGAGTCAGAGTTTCAGCGGGTTCGCGATGCTTGCTGTCGTCAGCAGTGCACCCGAAACGACCGGCGGGATGTCGCAAGCGGAAAATGACGCCCTAGTCAGCCGTTCGGCAGACGTCGCGTCTTTCGTAGATAATGGGGGAGGACTGTTTGGCAGCTCCCAAACCGACTTCAACAACGCCTGGGCGTATATCGCAGATATTGGCAGCTTCACGACCAATACAGGTCTCAGCTATAGTGACGTCACACCAACTACGGAAGGTAACAACATCGGTATCGTCGATCCAGATCTGGACCTCTGTTGTTGGCACGATACCTTCACCGCTTGGCCGAGCTTCCTCGATGTGCTGGCTTGGCAAAGCAACTCTGTTGGCCAACAGGCGGCAGCACTCGGTGGAGCTAGCGTGACCTTACAGGCACCGGATGCCCAGTGTACGGCATCTTTCCCGGGCAACAAAGCTTGCGTCACGGATACGGTAACCTTCGACGGATCGGGGTCGAGTGACCCCGACGGTGACGACTCCAAACTCACTTACAGGTGGGACTTCGACGGGGACGGTATCACCGACGCAATCGGTCAAATAGTTACACACAGCTTCTCAAGTCCAGGACAGAAGACGGTTGTACTGACGGTCATCGACGAAGACGGGAAGTCATCCACTTGCACTGAGGTGGTTAACGTGGTAGTCTGTAATCGACCACCAACCGCCAACTGTGAAATAATCATCCCGAACGACTGTGGAATATCCTTCCCGGGCAACGTTTCAGCGACGGGTGAGCCAATCTTCTTCGACGGGACGGGATCGAGTGACCCCGACGGTGACGTACTTACCTTCGAGTGGGACTTCGACGGGGACGGTATCACCGACGCAACCGGTGCAGTCGTCAAACACACCTTCACGACCGGCGGTAAAAAGACGGTTACACTCACAGTCACCGATGAACACGGTGCATCAGACACCTGTACGTTGACACTCACCGTGGCGATCAAAGCCGAAATCGATGTTAAACCCTGCTCTGAACCGAGTCCGATCAATCCCAGAAGTAGGGGCGTCACCCCGGTCAGTGTCAAGCAGACAAGCACATTCAACCCGACCGAACGGATTGACGTGGGGTCACTCCGCTTCGGCGACCCGGAGGATGTGAAGGTTGGCAGCGGTGCGAGTCCCGCCCATAACGGTCACGTCGAAGACACGGTTCCGTGTGGAGGAGACGGGAGAAATGATCTCGTACTCCACTTCCCAACTAGAGACGCTGGCTTCGACGGCGACGAAAATACGGGCCGATTGGAGGGCATGACACACGACGGTGTCCCGGTGTTTGGGGAG